Below is a genomic region from Prunus persica cultivar Lovell chromosome G3, Prunus_persica_NCBIv2, whole genome shotgun sequence.
TTCAATCGacccaacaaagaaaacaacaacccAAGTCTTGTTAGAAGCAGACATCCCAAGCCAACCTAAGCCCAAAGAGAAGAACCCCATACCTCTAAGCCTTGGAAAGAAATCTAAAACCAAGGCCAAAAATgttgaagaacaagaagaagagctAAAACCCAGCTCAATATCTTCATCTGCGACGCAAAGGTTGTTCTCAAGCTCTGGTTTGGGTGAGAAGCTCATGGATGATGAAGACTCTGCTGTGGGGAAAGAAGACTATGGTTTGCAGACACTAGTTTTGGGTGGTGGTGCGGGAAGTAATGGTGGTAAGATCTGTGGTGGTGGTAGTAGCGGGAAAGGATCGGACGGTGGAGATGGAGGTTGGTCTGGTTTCTTTGAGAGTAACAATCATGGGAGTGGGAGCACAGATGCTTATTATCAGAAGATGATTCAAGCTGACCCGGGAAATGGCCTCTTACTTGGGAACTATGCAAAGTTTCTAAAAGAGGTAAGtggttataaaaataaagcacAGCTAGCTTCCCACTTTCTTGGCTTATGGTTTCCTGTTTGGTTTCTGAGAAAACCGATCAAAAGAATGGAGATTGCCATCTTAATTAATGGGTTATTCTATAACTATTTGGAGATTGCTATGCTTTCTGTCTGAGAAACTACATGGTTGGTTAGATTGACAATCAAGAAGAAGTAAATGATCAAATGTCTTTTTCATTCAATATGttatgtgtgtatataaatgtgtaagtgtatatatatttcgTGAAGATTTGATCTTTGATCAATTTGGAGTTTCTCTGATTAAAAATAATGGGAATAGGTCCGAGGAGATTATGCTAAAGCAGAGGAGTACTGTGGAAGAGCGATTTTGGCTAACCCGAATGATGCCAATGTCTTATCACTATATGCTGATATAATATGGAAAACACAGAAGGATGCTGAACGAGCTGAGAATTACTATGATCAAGCTGTTAAAACTTCCCCAGACGACTGGTAAGAAACAAGTTCCTGTTTTGATCAGAGTTTCTTGTTCATATGCGGTTTATCGAAtttagttcctttttcttctttagctTATGTTACTCCTGTTTGATCAAATGGTTATTGGCTAACTTATACAGCATGGTATACAGCTCTGTATAAGTTTTTGGGATAGTGTTCTAACATATGCTCTTCTttgattcttttctttttcttttaatcacAAACAACATAATTAGGCAAATGAATCGAAGTTCGTTGTTTTGAAGTTCCTACTGTTTATAATCTTGATTGAAAGTGCAGTATCTTCTGAGGTTGTTTTCTTAAGAGTGGCTAAGAATATGCTCTATTTGGTCAAATTATTCTGTCCATAGATGAGGATATTTTGAGTAAATTTCATATGAATCAACATGTTTTGACTAGTAGTGGAATATCTCTCGGGGGTTCTGTAACTTATGATGCAGGGTTGTTTTGAATTCTAGGAGATCTCTTGTTCTGTTGTTTCTTGGTTAGGGATTTTCTAATTGGTGTTTGTTATTGTTTAAACTAATGTATCAACTCCTCTCCTTTTGCAGTTTTGTCCTGGCTTCATATGCTGAATTCCTTTGGGatgctgaagaagaagaagaagaagatgaagaaaatcaAGGGGTTAAACATGAAACCGAGCGCAGCCACACATCTTcgtccaatttcttccatggaGCTCCTCACCATTCTCCCTTAACGACAGCCTCTTAGACAACTCTGTGTCTTCTAGgataaataacatatattagcTGTGACTCTTGTAACATAGTTGAAATAGCATAATAGCTGATATATATGATTGCTACCTTCtgtttcttatatatatatatatatatatataatatattatgttGTGGTGGTCATGTTCCTGAGttttttgttctcttaatatgctGTTCCAATAAGAGAAGACTAGGCAGACCCTTTGGACCTCCTTCTGTATCATTGAAATAAAGGTTTATGTGATTATAGAAAAGATAAGGTCTATGTATATTCTGTAAGCCCCTGTGAAATATTTCTTCTATGCTAGTCCCTCTGATTTATTATTAATCTGCTCTAtatgtttaaaagaaaaaagaacaatcccttttttttttgggagagaAAGACTTCCATGAAACTGGAATAGCAAAATACTGCTCTAtatgtttaaaagaaaaaaaaataaccctttttttttaggagAAAGACTTCGGTGAAACGGAAATAGCATTATTTTACTATCACCGTTGcaactaagttttttttatcctttttGAGGGCTTCTCATTTGTCTTTTCATCCTTCTCCTTGAGCAGAGGAACTCAATTGAAAATAAAGTGGTATTTATTCTTGTTTGGTAGGTTTACACtattatatgaattttattgGAAGTAAGAACAAGTGGAAGAACtgcttttgtaattttgcaaggggaaaaaaaaaatcatatgagGACAACAAAAATATCTGGTCATCCTTCTCAGTGCTCATGCTGTGCTAGTAATCTTTCTGATATGTTTTCAATACCTGAGCTGTTGGATTTTGACTAAATGGAACTCCGATCATCTCTTCAcctcaaaataattatagaaaTGGAAAAGGTGGAAAGGTGGAAAGgggaaaaaatagaagaaaagatgTGGAGGGAGACCAAGacctaataaaatatcaaaGGCATAAGTATTGTGAgcaccaaaataaaatctattTCTGTCTGCGGGTTTCAGATATATTCTTTCTTTGTGGTTTGTAAAGTTTTGCATAAATTATGTTAAGTGGGTCTCTTGATAAATACAGATTTGTCTTTCTTCTGTTGGTGATTATTAGCCGTTGTCATTCCTCCTCATTGGTTGATTTATTTCTGATTGCATTTATAGTCTCTCTTTTTGATGTGATATCTAGCAATTATTGGGTATGGAGGCACACAGACACAGATGAATAAAGTCATCATTTAGCTATACTACATTTGGTGGTTGCAACTTGCACGGTCAGGAAAAGTTTGGACCTTTTTCTATCTTGCATTCTAcactaactctctctctctcaaaacacTTTGGCCCATTATTCGGTTGGTCATTTTTTCTTGTCTCCACATGGGAAATATCTACTGTGTGTTGGAGTTTGTATAGGCAAAATACACTTGCCTTgttgatttaattaacaatttattttttattaattagaaATTCGTTTTTAAGATAAAATCATTAgctaaaattcaaatatgttaAACAGTTAATGTAATTATTGAATGAAGAGGTGTCAGACTTCTATATATTGACAATTCATCCAAaccagaaaaaataatttttcaacaGCATTATCATTCTCACACGTAAACACTTCCTAAGAGAAATCATATTATTGTTCGCCagaaatcaaagccaacaatgCTTAGGCTTTGATTTGTGATAATTTAATTCTTGTGGACAGACTCCTATCGAACTAAAGCACAAGGGTAGATGAGAAATACTGTCTAAAGGACACTGCAACTTTGCAGGACTCTATCATCAATCCAAGTCAGTGTTCTGTAAATTTATTCTACTGTTGtattgatttgattatatatatatataacatattttgatttgttattattctgttatttgatttttatacTGATTGTTCTCCAACACTATCTCGgtaaaaagataagaaaaaacCTTTGCAAAGCATATGATATGTTTAGATTTTCTCTCTACTTCTTATATCTCTTAGATTGAATTTTAGTGAGGTGGCGTGTGCAGgagaaaaaataagtaaattctagcagataAAATTCAAGAAGAGGATCTCCATCCAGAATTCCGAGTTTCTGCATTTAAACTTGGTACATTTACTtgcattttataaaatttggaCCATTCAACTAATCTAATGCTTATAGCTACGCCACATCAGCTACAATagatttgtttccttttaaaaaactgacGCTGTTAGTTCCTTTGacaaaagggaagaaaaaaaaaaaaatccctccATCTCTATCGTAGGTTCAGCCTACCGCTCTCTTGcttctctctcactctttGTAACCTgatctttcttctttgttttttttttgcttttggcttcttcttctacttcaATGTGTCATGTGTTCAATCCCAAGTCGCGGGGTAATGAATTGTTAATTTGGCAAATTGtactttcttcctcttcctcacaTATTCCATAGTTTGCTGGCGATGGGTAGTGCAACAATCAATGGGGTATTTTCCTGATCAATTTCGGCTGATGTTTCAGTAGtgtaattgaaatttaaaatctaTCGATTGAAGTAGATTTGCAACTTGCAATAGCTTTGTGCTTTTTTCATGACTTTTAAAGCAAACTTTCTCGGGAGATTTTacaataagtattttatgttaaggATTAGTTACATACTTCTAATATTGGTCATTGGATTACATATGTATTCATTAAATGTGTTGGTAGTCACTTAGATGCAATCCAACAACCGAGATTAGAAATATATAATCAATCATTAACTTAAATACTTATTAGAGAATACCCTAACTTTCTCATAAGATTTTGATTGATGCAGTATATTCTATCTATTAAGGGGCTTCTTCACAAATCACAATGAAAAATATTACTAGCTAAAATCCATTCATATTCAACTGACTGGAAAAATATCGTAACACAAAGAAATGGGTGTGGAAGACATGAGAGAAGGAAGGAAGATAAGTCAAAAGAGTTGATAGAGGAGAGGTAAACACCGTcagttttagaaaaaaaaaaaaagggaaataaacttattgttattttaaagatataatttatttatttatttatttttgttttaatataaaaataccattttgtccttacatttaacagaaaaagttaacaaaattgacggcaggaccatttgtccaaacaaaattaaagttaaaggaccacatgaaccattttgaaaattgaggtactcaaatgcaaatcggatCAAAATTCAggaactaataaaacgattaacccctTAGATTATTGATGGGTAAATGTGACGTTTCAGTTAGGATTATTTGTATCAATGATCCCTCAACTATACTCGGAGTTATATTTTGGTCACTCAACTCCAAAAAATAGTTATAGAGGTAACTTAATTAGATGTTGTGTTGCACCATTAGTTCCTATCGTTAGAGAGACTTGACGATAGGGACTAATGGTGCAACACAACACCCAATTGAGTGACTTCTGCAACTAATATTTGAGTTGAGTGATCAAAATGTAACTTCGAATATATTAAGAGACCATTGCAACAAATAACCCAAAACTATATGCTGAACATCAAGGCAAACAGGTTTATGAATCAGGAAAATCctgaacaattttttttggtccaaAAAAGTCCTGAACTTAAGCCTATGCCctggagatttttttttatttttgatttattttcagAATACTAGGTTATTACGAATATGACCTTAACCTCGGTGGTGCTCTTCAGTCTTTGGTTGTTTTGATTATCAGGATGCTTCTTCATGATGAAATTTTTGCCATTTTGTGGCTTAAGCAATTCTTTAGATTATCACAAATATCATTACCGTGCAACAATTTGCTAGATTATCACACCAACAATTTGCTTGATGACAACCGATAAGTTTGCGAACAAGGTTGAATCCCTATGACATATTGATATTGTATGTATGAAAACCTTTATCCCCCTTCCTAATTTTGGCGAAcattacaaaaaaagaaaagaaaagacaactGATTCGTTTCAAaatgttgcatagtttttttAACTccataatatatttaaagagtatagccgcgcggctatactctttacaTATTctgaattttgtcaaaatcccTCGTTCTTTTCCAAATTCAGTTTTTCCTGGATTAGGAACTTATATGGGCCTCTTTGCCGTGTTCTCCATATAGTTTGATCCTTGGATGTTTAAGGTATCTAAAATGAGGCCGCATTGATACTGATTATGTagccattttttattataaagaaaaacaaaagaaaagagtttGAACTCTGCTGCGATATCCTTGATCCCAAAATATGCAGATCTTCATAATCAACCTTATTATAAGCTTCATCTCTCTGTGAAATGTGTGGCAAGACTGATAAACGGGCATTCGACTAGTTGATAGTTTCagttttgtgttgattttggATCTTTGGGACAAAGAAACCCCAATGTTTTTCTAGCTTAGAATCTGTGGAGGCTAGATCAAGCACACAAGGATACCAGCTTGAAGAAGCATTAAAATATCACTTTGGAGCTGCTATAGGATCAAAACTACCAGCCATAGCACATAATGAAGAGTCATGTTTTTGAGATTCATAACAAAAACCATAACAAAACCAGAAGTCATGaaacttcaaaattaaaaacttgatGAGCAGCTATATAAAGGCCTTACTGTCAATGATACAtaagctttttttttggtcaatcaaTAATGCTTAAGCTGACACACTACCTTTCATCCTGGAAAGCTTAAAACCCCTTGCATACATCACCAGtcataaaattttcttctatCATCTTGGCCCTGAAAGCCGAATGTCTGACATGAGTATATCACTGTTGTAATTACTGAGTCCTGATGATGAAGTAGCGTCTTTGCTGCTCCATTGTAAGAAACTAAAATGAGGGCCTGACACAGAGGGGGATATCGGCGGTGGGGGTAAAGTACAAAGACCTTCAAGCATTTGGACAACTTTAGTCATTGGGGGTCTTAGTTGCATCTCATCTTGAATACACCATAATGCAACTTTAATTGCACTTAAAACTCTTTCATCATTTTCATCAACATCTAGATTTGGATCAAGGAACTGTTTCATATTTCCCTCTTCCAACAGCTTAAAGGCATAAGAAGGAAAGTGGCCCTTCGCAGAACTGTCCCCTGGATCAAAATTCCTCTTTCCACCAATGATCTCAAGCAAGACCATCCCATAACTGTATACATCACTCTTCTCGGATATGGCATAATTGGTGATCCATTCTGGTGCAAGGTACCCTCTTGTGCCCCTCAGCGTCGTATGTACACCGCTTTCCTCCCGGTTCATTAGCTTGGACAAACCAAAATCTGAAACTTTGGCAACAAAATTGTCATCAAGAAGAACATTTTCAGGTTTTATATCACAATGGACAATCTTTTCTTCACACTCTTCATGGAGATAAGCCAACCCCTTTGCTGTCCCCAAGGCAATACTGAATCTTGTATTCCAATCTAACGATTCAtcctttttgttgttcttgaaTATCCATTTATCTAAAGACCCTTTACCCATGTACTCATAAACAAGAAGTCTGTGAGGCCCTTCTGCACAGAAACCTCTGAGCTTGACCAGATGGACATGACGAATTTTCCCAATAATAGTGACTTCAGCTCTAAACTCTTTCTTCCCCTGGCCAACGCCCTCCAATTTTTTCACAGCCAGTTGGATGCCATCTGGAAGCACACCTAGGTAGACTGAACCAAACCCTCCTCGGCCAATTTTGTTGGAGAAATTTTTAGTTGCTCTGCTAAGATCGCCGTAAGTGAAGCGAATAGGCATTCCAGAAAGACTGTCCAAGAATTTATCCTCTTCCAAGATTTCTTGGGAATATTCCAATAGTCTCATCCTGCGGTAGTACCAGAATCCTACATAAACTAGACCAACAATAACCAAGATTGTTGCAACCGAAATGACCATGAGTAACAAAATGCGCTTGCTTTTATTTCCCTTGCCTTCCTTTACAGGGCTTCCATCCCTCAAGGCCTTCATAAAAGAGATGTATCCAGTAGAATTTGCTGCGGAGCGTTCAAAACTCCCTACCCGGTCAAACAGAAAACAATGTCCAGAACTGTTTTCGAAGAACAGCACAAGGCAAGAACAATCACCAAGGCAAGCTTCTTTGCAGGAActcagattggatttcagaGAGGGTGTGCTAAAACCAAGTGCAAAGTAATCAAGCTTCTCACCAACGTATAAGAGCTCTACTGAACTTTTGGAGGTATTACAGGTTGGGAGTGCTTGAGGTTTGCAATTAAAGCGTGAGGTGAGAAGTGAAGGGCATTGGCACCAATTCTCAAAATAGCACACATAGTAGGGGTCACAAGGCTCAGGAGTGCTGCAAGAACTTTGTGGGATCTTAGTTGCTTCAGCAGCAACAGACTTTCCCTTTTGAAAATTATAGAACGATATTATACCATCAGATCCTAAAACAGCAGCCCAGAAGGCATTTGGATCCTTATTGTCAGAGAAGACAAATTGCCAAAGTAAGGATCCATTTGCACCATAGAAATTCCATGAATTGGACACCAGAGACAAAGAATGAATCTTGCCACTGACATTGTTATTGCTTTTCCTGCTGTCATCTgccatggaccaatagatttGTGGAATTTGATATCCTGCATATAAGACCAGCTCCCCTGACTGAATTTCAAGATAATGAGACACGTTATTGCGATTGCGAAAACTTTTGAGCTTCATTCCTTCTGAGAACTCCTGGCCAGGTAAAAGAGTGTCAGTAGGATGGCTAAAACTCTGCCAAAGAATGCTTCCTTTGTCACCAAGCAATACCAAGTTTCCTGAATCCTGCAACTGCATGGCTGAAACTACTTCTCCTGTTGTGTTTGTAGACCAAACCAAATTGTTACTGCTTCTCAAGTAGGCGTTCCCATTTTTGTCAAAGGCAAACTTATCAGAATTTGAAATTAGTGAGCCTCTATTAGCAGTCCAGACCACTTTAGAAGTGCCCAAGTGAATGACTACAAGTAAATACAACTTGACATCAAGGGCTTGGTAGAATCCTAAGGCAAAAGCCGAGTTGTTGGAAAGCAGGAACAGCCCCCCATTATCACTCCAATCCATCTGAGATGCCTGGAACCCAGGATAAATCCGATCTTTATGTTGTTGGCCGGCTATGCAGGTTTTGAACACAAGGAGGAGGAGACATAAACACAAGGTTCTCAATTGGAACAAAGCCATAATTAACTTCACCAATTCCCTGGAATTGCCCAAATTGGGTCCAGAAATATTGTTCTTTACCACAATTTCAGGGCTTGGGGTAAATTAATGTGAAAAACCATATTAAAACAAGGGAAAAACTGAGACCCTGGAAATTTCTGTGTGTTTAGCTGTATGGCTATGGCTAAGATTGAATTGCTGGGAACTGATACACCTAAcaccaacaaaagaaagaaaaagaaaagcaaagaaagatCAATCTTCAGTTGAACAATGATTCAACCTATAAGAGGTATGAACACAAAGTAGTCTAATTTCATAAAGCTCAGTCATATGGAGTGAAACAGCaaacaaggaagaaaaatttTCTACCACAAACTATATCTTATGCATGTAAAGGAAAAGCAAATACAGCAACAAAATTCACAACAAACAAACTACAAAAGTAAGAGAATCATTGCTGATAATTGATGGGTTTTCTTTGCTGACACTGTGAAAATCTATAACCAAGCAAAACGCAGCAGAAAAGAATATGACTGACCACATTAATTGGTAGCTGAAACGAATGGATTTGCAGATGCGGGTTCTTGGAGGGAATATTGATCGAATCTATGTTCTTCTCCCGATTTGCAAGAGAGTGAGTGAAGCAGTGAGAGGAAATGGCAGGGCAGATTGTaatataattatgtttttgCTGTGTGTACGCAACTTGTCCACAACTCTCATGCTCcgctttttctccttttcattgtttttcaaaGTAAAAAGTATAAATTGCACGTGTTCAACTGTCTTTGTAAATTGTAGGTGTGAACATTAATGCAATCGTTGTGACTTGTTGAGAAAAGTTGTATTTGCATTGGTGTCCTCATGGTCCGTGTGGTTTTTGTATAGTTTCccataattttctttattattactagcctctctgcatgcgcttccgcgcttgcgagaggctttttaaaaaaaataagtaaatttattttagaattaaaaaagataatgggtagttgtgttccataaaaataggatccattatctgctttttctttttcttttaatttttttaaatatgaaaaagtgtgaatttaccatattatcctcatttaattaataatttgaattcttaatgtttgcattaaccaagggcattttctggtattttgaatgtttcaccattctctgccttttgctttatatatatagattattatttttcatctctAATGTTATTGAGGTTAATTGGGTAGTTGCTCTCTAGACATCATGCCGAGAATGGAGATGCATTGagaaattttcatttctactcaatttttttttttaaagttttgattTAATGACAATTTTCAGGCGAGTcatgtatttatttacataatcgATTATTTAGGGTGTAAGATTTTGGGTTATCTTATACTTAAAACCTAAAATCTTAAGTGTGTcacattaataaataaaaagaaaattttcttttcaaagtaGAGAAGTTAGGTAAACCAAGACTAGTGTTGGGGTCTGCATCAACAACCAGGAAAACTTGTATCAGATATTAAATGCCTATCACAAGTCTATCGCTTTAAAAGGAGTCGTCTGCCCCGCATGGAAAGCAAACACTTGTGAAATATCTTTTGATGACCAAATTCCAGCCCATCTTCAAGAAAACTTAGTATACCGATATGAACTTAGTCAAGTTGGTTAAAATGGATGTGCTTTTTATTCTGCACTCGAGCTTGATTTCCCTTACCCGTTATTTAGATTGaattaaagtagaatatcgcttgtatcgAAAAATGTATAGTATCCTTATCATGCTAAGATCTACATTCACC
It encodes:
- the LOC18781856 gene encoding uncharacterized protein LOC18781856, yielding MLLRSSSAPIFNSWLSHSKDSSPEPEPLLTRTRSVSLSSSSSFHSPSIDPTKKTTTQVLLEADIPSQPKPKEKNPIPLSLGKKSKTKAKNVEEQEEELKPSSISSSATQRLFSSSGLGEKLMDDEDSAVGKEDYGLQTLVLGGGAGSNGGKICGGGSSGKGSDGGDGGWSGFFESNNHGSGSTDAYYQKMIQADPGNGLLLGNYAKFLKEVRGDYAKAEEYCGRAILANPNDANVLSLYADIIWKTQKDAERAENYYDQAVKTSPDDCFVLASYAEFLWDAEEEEEEDEENQGVKHETERSHTSSSNFFHGAPHHSPLTTAS
- the LOC109948307 gene encoding G-type lectin S-receptor-like serine/threonine-protein kinase SD2-5, which produces MALFQLRTLCLCLLLLVFKTCIAGQQHKDRIYPGFQASQMDWSDNGGLFLLSNNSAFALGFYQALDVKLYLLVVIHLGTSKVVWTANRGSLISNSDKFAFDKNGNAYLRSSNNLVWSTNTTGEVVSAMQLQDSGNLVLLGDKGSILWQSFSHPTDTLLPGQEFSEGMKLKSFRNRNNVSHYLEIQSGELVLYAGYQIPQIYWSMADDSRKSNNNVSGKIHSLSLVSNSWNFYGANGSLLWQFVFSDNKDPNAFWAAVLGSDGIISFYNFQKGKSVAAEATKIPQSSCSTPEPCDPYYVCYFENWCQCPSLLTSRFNCKPQALPTCNTSKSSVELLYVGEKLDYFALGFSTPSLKSNLSSCKEACLGDCSCLVLFFENSSGHCFLFDRVGSFERSAANSTGYISFMKALRDGSPVKEGKGNKSKRILLLMVISVATILVIVGLVYVGFWYYRRMRLLEYSQEILEEDKFLDSLSGMPIRFTYGDLSRATKNFSNKIGRGGFGSVYLGVLPDGIQLAVKKLEGVGQGKKEFRAEVTIIGKIRHVHLVKLRGFCAEGPHRLLVYEYMGKGSLDKWIFKNNKKDESLDWNTRFSIALGTAKGLAYLHEECEEKIVHCDIKPENVLLDDNFVAKVSDFGLSKLMNREESGVHTTLRGTRGYLAPEWITNYAISEKSDVYSYGMVLLEIIGGKRNFDPGDSSAKGHFPSYAFKLLEEGNMKQFLDPNLDVDENDERVLSAIKVALWCIQDEMQLRPPMTKVVQMLEGLCTLPPPPISPSVSGPHFSFLQWSSKDATSSSGLSNYNSDILMSDIRLSGPR